The window GTCCTTGTCGCAGGTGGTGAGGACGATGTACCGGGCCCGCAGGCTGGCCCTGTCCCGCGCGGTGGCCGAATGCGGCGCCCTCGGCGGCGACGGGATCGTGGGCGTCGAGCTGCAGGTCGGCGGGTTTTCGGCAGGGAGCATGGAGTTCACCGCGCTGGGCACCGCGGTCCGCGCCCGCTCCCGCATCCGGCCGCGCACGCCCTTCACGTCACATCTGGGCGGCCAGGACTTCGCCAAGCTCCTGCACGCAGGATGGGTTCCCGCCCAACTCGCCTTCGGCATCGCCCTCGCAACCCGCCACGACGACTGGCGCACCTCGCTCCGGATCCCCGGCGCCACCGGGAACCAGGAGGTCGACGGCTACACCCAGCTGATCGGCCACGCCCGCCGCGATGCACGCAAGCAGCTCGTCCTCGACGCGGCGAAGCACGGCGGCGACGGGTTGGTGGTGGACGACATGGATCTGAGCGTGAGCGAGAGCGAGTGCCCCACGTACGGATCGACGCGAGACCTCAGCGCGGAGGCGGTCTTCGTCGGCACCTCCATCGTCCGGTTCGGCCGCTCCGCGCGGCCCGCCGGCGCCGGACCACTGACCATCATGAGACTGGAGCGCGAGCACTGACATGACCGAACGAACGGGGCTGGAAGCGAACGGGGAAGCTGCCCGGCCGGCAGCGCAGGACACGGCCTTGGACGCGATGCGGCGGCTCGCGCAGCTCCAGCCGGGGGAGAAGGGCTCGTTCTTCACCTCGGACCTGTCCGTGAACGAGTTCCTGCTGGTGCGCGAGGCGGGCTTCCGCCCGCTCGGCCTGGTCCTCGGCTCCTCCGTCTACCATGTCGGCCTCCAGCTCGGCCGGTGGTCGAAGAACCAGGAGCTGACCAAGCTGTCACAGGCCATGTACGAGGCGCGCGAGCTCGCGATGAGCCGGATGGAGGCCGAGGCGAGCGCTCTGGGGGCGGACGGGATCGTGGGCGTGCGGCTGGACATCGAGTTCAAGGAGTTCGGATCGGACATCGCCGAGTTCATCGCGGTCGGCACGGCGGTGAAAGCCGACGGCGCGGACCCGGGACCGGGCGGGACATGGCTCAACAACAAGGGCAAGCCGTTCACCTCGGACCTGTCGGGCCAGGAATTCTGGACGCTGATCCGCGCCGGATACGCGCCCCTGGACCTCGTCATGGGGTCGTGCGTCTACCACGTGGCGCACCAGCGCTTCACCCAAGTGCTGAGCAACGCGGGCCGCAACGTCGAGATCGAGCCCTTCACCCAGGCCCTCTACGAGGCGCGCGACCTGGCGATGAGCCGCATGCGGGCCGAGGGCCAGGCGCTGGAGGCCGAAGGCATCGTGGCAGTGCAGCTGCGGCAGCACTCCCATACCTGGGGAGGGCACACCACCGAGTTCTTCGCCATCGGGACGGCGGTGCGCCCGCTCCGCGACGACCACGTCATCGACCGACCGGCCTTGGTGCTGAGCCTCGATGCCTGAGCCGGAAGTGGAGCTGCTGGCCGCGGCGCTGCGCCAGGACAGCACGGACCTGAACCTCTACGCGAACGTGCTGACCGCGAAGCTGGCGGATTCCCTGCCCGCCGGCGCCGTCCGGGTCGGGCGCAGACGTTCCTTCGCGGAACGGGTGGCCGGACGCGCGGGTTCGGTCGCTGAACTGGACGTCGTGCTCGGAGAGCAGCGGCTCCTGCTGAGGATGGACCACGGCCGGGTGACCGGGGAGATCTGCCACGAGGTGCGGGGCATCGTGCTCTCGCGGCGCCGGGTGAAACTCGACGAGTGGATCGATGCCCTGGCCCGCGCTCTGGCGGACGCCGCGGCCTCGAGCGCCCGCGCCCGCGAGGCCGTGGAGCGCTTCCTGGCCTGACTGTGCCCTACTGACCCGTGCCCGGACCTGTCCACTGACCTGAGCCCTGACAGGGGGCCTGGCGGCGTACCTGACCCGATGCGGTCGCCGAACTGCGCCGGAGCCGTGAGCGGGATATCAAGGAGCGTGAAGACGGGCGCGAGGCCCGTCAGACGCCATCCCGCGGTGAGGAGAACCCCTCGTGGAGTTCGAGGTCAATGGCATCCGGCACGCGGTGGACGTGGAAGACGACCCGGCCGCCGTGGAGGTGGTACGGGACAGGCTGGGGCTGACCGGCACCAAGCTGGTCTGCTCGGGCGGGGTGTGCGGGGCCTGCACGATCCAGGTCGACGGCGAGCCCCGCGTGTCCTGCCTGACACCGGCGGTCGCACTGGCCGGACGACAGGTGACGACCGTGGAGGGCCTGTCCGGCCACCCGGTCGGGCGTGCCTTCGCCGGCGAGGACGCCCTCCAGTGCGGCTACTGCACACCCGGGTTCGTGGTCGGGGCGGCGGCGTTCTTCGAACGGTGGCGGGCCGCCCACGGCCGCACCCGCCCGGGGCGGGAGCCGATCGCCGACGCACTCGCGGGTCACCTGTGCCGGTGCGGTGCGTACGAGGGAATCTTCAGCGCGGTGGCCGCGGCCTGCGCCGGTGACTACGACACGGAGCCGGCCGGCGGGGAGGCGCCCGCGGTCCCGCGCGCCGAGGCCCCGCAGAAGACCGACGGATCGGCCCGGTACACCACGGACCTGCGCCCCGAAGGGCTGCTGGAGGGGGTGATCATCCGCTCGCCGCACGCGCATGCGCACGTACGCTCCCTGGAGGCCGGGGACCTGCCGCTGGTGCCGCTGCTGCCCCCCGACGGCGTGGTGCGGTACGCCGGGCAGCCGGTGGCCGCGGTCGCGGCGCCCGACCGGGCCTCCGCACGGGCGGCAGCCGCACGGGTGACGGTGGACTACGAGGTGCTGCCGGCGGCCCTGGACCCTCGCCGGGCCCGAACCGGGGAGGGCCCCCTCGTCTACGAGGACAAGACGGCGCGCAAACGGGCGCCCGGTTCCGGCGAGACCCCCCAACTGGTGCCCGCCCGGTGGCGCGGCAACCTGCGGGGCCCGTCCGCCATGAGCAAGCGCCCCGCCACGGCCGTGCGCCGCATCACCGAGGCCCGCAGCCGCACCCCCGAGCGGGTGGTCGAGGGCGTCTTCACCACCGCCGCCCAGACCCACACCCCGCTCGAACCGCACGCCTGCCTGGCCCAGTGGATCGACGGCACCCTCCACCTGGACGTGTCCACACAGTCGGTCAAGCACACGGCCGAGCTCGCCGCCGAGCGCTTCGGTCTGCCCGTCGAACGGGTGGTGGCGCGGGCCGTCCACGTAGGCGGCGGCTTCGGCTGCAAGATGGGTCTGACCTCCGACGTCGTGGCCGCGGTCGAGCTCTCGCGGCTGCACGGCGCCCCGGTGCGCGTGGTGCTGGACAGGGACGAGGAACTCACCGACGGCGGATACCGGCCCGGCGCCCGGATCCGGCTGGCCATGGTCGCGGACGCAGCGGGCGGACTCAGCGCACTGGCCATGGACGCGGACACCGACGGCGGCATCTCGGTCGGCGGTACCGTGGCGGCCCTGGCCCGCTTCATGTACGGGAAAGCCCCCCGTCGGCTCCGTGACTTCGACACGGTCACCCACCGGCCTCCGGGCGCCCCCTTCCGCGGTCCGGGCGGACCCACCATGTGCTGGGCCCTGGAACAGGCCGTCGACGAGATGGCCCACCGGCTCGGCCAGGACCCGATCGCCCTGCGCCGCCGCTGGGACGGCAACCCCAAGCGGCACGCCCTCTACGACCGGGCCGCCGCGCTTCCCGTCTGGTCGGGCCCCCGCGGCGGCACCGGGCGGTTCCGCCGCGGCGTCGGCGTCGCGGCGGCCAACTGGCTGTACTTCCTCGATCCCGTCACCGAGGTCGAACTCACCGTCGAGGACGGGGTGGTCGTCGCCCGCTGCGCCGTCCAGGACATGGGCACGGGCTCGCGCACCGTGCTGCGGCGGGCCGTCGCCGCCGGGCTCGGCCTGCCGGAGGGGAGGGTACGCGCCGAGGTCGGCCGGAGCGATACCGTCCACGGCCCCACCTCGGGCGGCAGCCGCACCACGCCCTCCCTCGTGCCCGCCGCCGCGGACGCCGCCGCCCGGCTGCGCGAAGCGCTCGGCGGCGGTGACGTCGCCCCCCGGCTGGCCGCCGCGCACGGGGTACGGGTGACCGGCCGGCGCCCCCGCGACCGCCGGGGATTCGTGACCCCCTTCACCATGGGCGGGATCGTGATCGGCCGCGGCTTCACCGGATCGGTGCAGGTCGCCGAGGTCGAGGTGGACACACGGCTCGGTCGGATCCGTCCGCTGAGCGTGTGGAGCGGCATCGCCGCGGGCCGCATCCACGAGGACCGCCTGGCCCGCAACCAGTGCCAGGGGGCCGTCGTCCAGGGCGTCGGCTACGCCCTCTACGAGGAACGGCGCACCGACCCGGCCACCGGGCGGGTTCTCACCGAGAACCTGGAGGACTACCGCATCCCCGGCATCGGCGACACCCCCGAGATCACGATCCACTTCCATCAGGAGGGCTTCGAGCACGTGCCCGGCGGTGGAGTCGGCCTCGGCGAGATCGCGACCCTGCCCACCGCGGCCTGCCTGGCCAACGCGGTCCACGACGCCACCGGCTGGCGCCCCTACGACATGCCCATCCGCCCCGACCGGCTCCTGGAAGGACTGGGTACGTGAGCACCGAGACCGCCCTCACCGACCTCTCGGCCGCCGTCCTGTCGCGTGGCGGGGAGCTGCGCGCCGGTGGCACCGACACCACTGCCCGGCAGCGCAGCGGAGTTTCCCCGGGGCCGTTCACCGACCTCGGCGGAGCCGGCCACCTGCGCGGCTGCACGGCACTGCCCGGCGGCGGGCTGCGGATCGGCGCCCTGACGACCCTTGCCGAGCTGGCCGCGGATCCGCACGTACGGGCCGGCTGGCCGGCCGTGGCCCTGTCGGCCGGGACCGCGGCCACTCCGCAGATCCGCTCCGCCGGCACCGTGGGC is drawn from Streptomyces sp. NBC_01232 and contains these coding sequences:
- a CDS encoding heavy metal-binding domain-containing protein, translating into MAPRRDTGPPGAAAGGAAGPRSGGTWDSALSSEEFTAISGAGFDPVGQVLGAAVFNIGSAGGWECPGNWSVTGDGVVPSPRWASSLSQVVRTMYRARRLALSRAVAECGALGGDGIVGVELQVGGFSAGSMEFTALGTAVRARSRIRPRTPFTSHLGGQDFAKLLHAGWVPAQLAFGIALATRHDDWRTSLRIPGATGNQEVDGYTQLIGHARRDARKQLVLDAAKHGGDGLVVDDMDLSVSESECPTYGSTRDLSAEAVFVGTSIVRFGRSARPAGAGPLTIMRLEREH
- a CDS encoding heavy metal-binding domain-containing protein → MTERTGLEANGEAARPAAQDTALDAMRRLAQLQPGEKGSFFTSDLSVNEFLLVREAGFRPLGLVLGSSVYHVGLQLGRWSKNQELTKLSQAMYEARELAMSRMEAEASALGADGIVGVRLDIEFKEFGSDIAEFIAVGTAVKADGADPGPGGTWLNNKGKPFTSDLSGQEFWTLIRAGYAPLDLVMGSCVYHVAHQRFTQVLSNAGRNVEIEPFTQALYEARDLAMSRMRAEGQALEAEGIVAVQLRQHSHTWGGHTTEFFAIGTAVRPLRDDHVIDRPALVLSLDA
- a CDS encoding molybdopterin-dependent oxidoreductase; protein product: MEFEVNGIRHAVDVEDDPAAVEVVRDRLGLTGTKLVCSGGVCGACTIQVDGEPRVSCLTPAVALAGRQVTTVEGLSGHPVGRAFAGEDALQCGYCTPGFVVGAAAFFERWRAAHGRTRPGREPIADALAGHLCRCGAYEGIFSAVAAACAGDYDTEPAGGEAPAVPRAEAPQKTDGSARYTTDLRPEGLLEGVIIRSPHAHAHVRSLEAGDLPLVPLLPPDGVVRYAGQPVAAVAAPDRASARAAAARVTVDYEVLPAALDPRRARTGEGPLVYEDKTARKRAPGSGETPQLVPARWRGNLRGPSAMSKRPATAVRRITEARSRTPERVVEGVFTTAAQTHTPLEPHACLAQWIDGTLHLDVSTQSVKHTAELAAERFGLPVERVVARAVHVGGGFGCKMGLTSDVVAAVELSRLHGAPVRVVLDRDEELTDGGYRPGARIRLAMVADAAGGLSALAMDADTDGGISVGGTVAALARFMYGKAPRRLRDFDTVTHRPPGAPFRGPGGPTMCWALEQAVDEMAHRLGQDPIALRRRWDGNPKRHALYDRAAALPVWSGPRGGTGRFRRGVGVAAANWLYFLDPVTEVELTVEDGVVVARCAVQDMGTGSRTVLRRAVAAGLGLPEGRVRAEVGRSDTVHGPTSGGSRTTPSLVPAAADAAARLREALGGGDVAPRLAAAHGVRVTGRRPRDRRGFVTPFTMGGIVIGRGFTGSVQVAEVEVDTRLGRIRPLSVWSGIAAGRIHEDRLARNQCQGAVVQGVGYALYEERRTDPATGRVLTENLEDYRIPGIGDTPEITIHFHQEGFEHVPGGGVGLGEIATLPTAACLANAVHDATGWRPYDMPIRPDRLLEGLGT